The Vibrio gallaecicus genome contains a region encoding:
- a CDS encoding UDP-glucose 4-epimerase family protein, with translation MNRTLITGYSGFVGGHLLNALGSLENVNLLGRTTPPKCRRYLKASIEPNSNYSSVLQDVDVVVHIAARVHVMSDTTENPLEEFRLVNTAGTLNLARQAVESGVKRFVFVSSIKVNGESTTDKPAFNATDKPNPEDPYGISKAEAEKQLLALGDETGMEVVIIRPPLVYGKGVKGNFASLMGLVDKGVPLPFGLINENKRSLVSVYNLVDLIKVCIDHPKAVGQVFLVSDGHDVSTTQMVYQMANALGKSNWQLPIPIWCYSLAGKLFNKALIVDRLTGSLQVDITHTKNTLDWTPPQTLNVGFKETANSFQKSQKNGSDI, from the coding sequence ATGAATAGGACTTTAATTACTGGTTATTCAGGGTTTGTAGGTGGTCACTTACTAAATGCACTAGGCTCATTGGAAAATGTTAATTTACTTGGACGTACTACACCTCCAAAATGTCGTAGGTATTTAAAAGCAAGTATTGAGCCTAACTCTAATTATTCATCGGTATTACAGGATGTTGATGTCGTTGTGCACATCGCTGCACGAGTACATGTTATGAGTGATACGACAGAAAACCCGCTAGAAGAGTTTAGATTAGTGAACACCGCGGGAACGCTTAATCTTGCGAGGCAAGCGGTAGAATCAGGTGTAAAGCGCTTTGTATTTGTGAGTTCAATAAAAGTAAATGGAGAAAGCACAACAGATAAGCCAGCTTTTAATGCAACGGATAAGCCAAACCCAGAAGACCCATATGGGATCTCTAAGGCAGAAGCAGAAAAGCAATTATTAGCATTGGGTGATGAAACCGGAATGGAAGTGGTGATAATACGCCCACCTCTAGTTTATGGTAAAGGTGTAAAAGGGAATTTTGCCTCTTTAATGGGATTAGTTGATAAGGGTGTTCCATTACCATTTGGTTTAATCAATGAGAACAAGCGGAGCTTAGTATCTGTTTACAACTTAGTCGATCTTATTAAGGTATGTATTGACCACCCAAAAGCAGTCGGTCAGGTTTTTTTGGTTTCTGATGGTCATGATGTATCTACAACTCAGATGGTTTATCAGATGGCTAATGCCCTAGGTAAGTCTAATTGGCAGCTTCCTATTCCAATTTGGTGTTATAGCTTAGCTGGTAAGCTATTTAATAAGGCATTGATAGTTGATAGGCTAACTGGTTCTTTACAAGTTGATATTACACACACAAAGAATACTTTGGATTGGACTCCGCCACAAACATTAAACGTAGGTTTTAAGGAAACTGCGAACTCTTTTCAAAAATCTCAGAAAAATGGTAGTGATATATGA
- a CDS encoding polysaccharide biosynthesis protein has product MQRLNFIWQLSRLHKRVISVAIDTLLILFALHIALWTRVGDVKFLSDNDNLLLIGLTVISTVLIFTKIGLYRAVLRYLTFQALFVVTAGAILSSVALALFAYYLQEPIPRTVPIIYGAYLALLCGGSRLVVRNLVATTSKDTRKEVLIYGAGSGGRQLAVALRASENYRIRAFIDKDETLTNTIILGLPVIDLSKVGSLIEKHDVSKILLAIPGASRARRKQVLDLLAPLPVEIQTVPDMVDIVSGKSKIDELTDVPIEDLLGRDAVAPQQVLMEANIKNKVVMVTGAGGSIGSELCRQILKQQPKALVLFEVSEFGLYQIDRELCLMKEDNGYDVEIVPLLGSVQRSHRLLTSMKSFGVQTVYHAAAYKHVPLVEYNVVEGVRNNVYGTYYTAKAAIEAGVESFVLISTDKAVRPTNVMGTTKRMAELGLQALAEQENQKSNGTRFCMVRFGNVLGSSGSVIPLFKKQIKAGGPLTVTHPDITRFFMTIPEAAQLVIQAGAMGKGGDVFVLDMGESVKITDLAENLIKLSGLSVKNDENPHGDIDIQFSGLRPGEKLYEELLIGDNVERTAHERIMTAQEVFLPISEYDALLESLDFACHNLEHETIRQLLLDAPTGFKPTDGIGDLVWNAEQIEKQTIEN; this is encoded by the coding sequence ATGCAACGTCTAAATTTTATCTGGCAACTCTCTCGCTTACATAAGCGGGTTATCAGTGTGGCTATCGACACTTTACTTATCCTGTTTGCTCTGCATATTGCTTTGTGGACAAGGGTGGGGGATGTGAAGTTTTTAAGTGATAATGACAATTTATTGTTAATTGGCTTAACCGTCATATCAACTGTACTTATCTTTACTAAGATAGGGCTCTACCGCGCAGTTCTAAGATACTTAACATTTCAAGCTCTGTTTGTAGTGACGGCTGGTGCAATATTATCGTCGGTGGCTTTAGCGCTATTTGCCTATTACTTACAAGAGCCGATCCCTCGTACAGTACCTATCATTTATGGTGCTTACTTAGCACTGTTGTGTGGTGGGTCTCGTCTCGTGGTTCGTAACCTTGTGGCGACAACGTCAAAAGATACTCGTAAGGAAGTGTTGATATATGGTGCGGGTTCTGGTGGTCGACAACTAGCAGTTGCACTCCGTGCTTCTGAAAATTACCGTATTAGAGCGTTTATTGATAAAGATGAAACACTAACAAATACAATAATTTTAGGCTTGCCTGTTATTGATTTGAGTAAAGTAGGGAGTTTGATTGAAAAACATGACGTTTCAAAAATCTTACTCGCTATACCAGGCGCATCTCGAGCACGCCGTAAACAAGTGTTGGATTTATTAGCACCATTACCTGTTGAGATCCAAACTGTCCCCGATATGGTAGATATAGTGTCAGGCAAATCTAAGATTGATGAGCTTACTGATGTACCCATTGAAGATTTATTAGGTCGTGATGCGGTTGCACCCCAGCAAGTGTTGATGGAGGCCAATATTAAAAATAAAGTGGTCATGGTGACAGGGGCTGGCGGTTCGATTGGTTCAGAGTTGTGTCGTCAAATCCTAAAACAACAACCTAAAGCGTTGGTGTTATTTGAGGTGTCTGAATTTGGTTTATACCAAATTGATCGTGAACTTTGTTTAATGAAAGAAGATAATGGTTACGATGTTGAAATTGTGCCACTACTAGGTTCAGTGCAGCGTTCGCATCGTTTGCTGACGTCAATGAAGTCCTTTGGTGTCCAAACGGTTTATCACGCTGCGGCTTATAAACATGTCCCTCTTGTTGAGTACAATGTTGTTGAAGGCGTACGTAACAATGTGTATGGCACTTACTACACGGCGAAAGCAGCTATTGAAGCTGGGGTTGAGTCTTTTGTTCTTATTTCGACTGATAAAGCCGTGCGCCCGACGAACGTGATGGGTACAACCAAGCGTATGGCGGAATTAGGTTTACAGGCATTAGCGGAGCAAGAGAACCAAAAAAGTAACGGTACCCGTTTTTGTATGGTTCGATTTGGTAATGTACTTGGCTCTTCTGGCTCTGTGATCCCGTTATTTAAGAAGCAGATTAAAGCTGGCGGTCCGCTTACAGTAACCCACCCTGATATTACGCGTTTCTTCATGACAATTCCTGAAGCAGCACAATTGGTTATTCAAGCTGGTGCGATGGGAAAAGGTGGTGATGTATTCGTGCTTGATATGGGTGAATCTGTAAAAATTACTGACCTTGCAGAGAACCTGATTAAGCTTTCAGGACTTTCCGTTAAGAATGATGAAAATCCTCATGGAGACATTGATATTCAATTTTCAGGCTTACGCCCTGGAGAGAAGCTCTATGAAGAGTTACTGATTGGCGATAATGTAGAGCGAACAGCCCATGAACGAATCATGACAGCGCAAGAAGTGTTCTTACCGATTAGCGAGTATGACGCGCTTCTGGAATCATTGGACTTTGCTTGCCACAATTTAGAACATGAAACGATTCGTCAGCTTTTGCTCGATGCCCCGACAGGTTTTAAGCCAACTGATGGAATTGGGGATCTGGTTTGGAATGCCGAGCAAATAGAAAAACAAACCATTGAAAACTGA
- a CDS encoding sugar transferase, producing MIRLIDFFAAFLGLLFLWPILMIVIIVGFFDTGAPIFVQERVGRNKKPFKLIKFRTMGIETKSVASHLASNASITKLGNFLRKTKIDELPQLINVVKGEMSLVGPRPNLFNQEELIKERDALGVYDVLPGVTGLAQVQNIDMSTPELLAKVDKQMIDSLSLKDYFKYILMTATGSGSGDAVKK from the coding sequence ATGATCCGCTTAATTGATTTCTTCGCAGCTTTTTTGGGTCTGTTGTTTTTATGGCCTATTTTAATGATTGTAATAATCGTCGGCTTTTTTGACACAGGGGCTCCAATCTTTGTTCAAGAACGTGTAGGTCGCAATAAGAAACCATTTAAACTTATTAAGTTCCGAACAATGGGTATTGAAACAAAGTCAGTAGCTAGTCACTTAGCTAGTAACGCTTCAATTACTAAGCTAGGTAACTTTCTGCGTAAGACTAAAATTGATGAATTGCCGCAATTAATTAATGTAGTTAAAGGTGAAATGAGCTTAGTTGGTCCACGCCCTAACTTATTTAATCAAGAAGAGTTGATTAAAGAGCGTGATGCTCTTGGTGTGTATGATGTCTTACCTGGGGTGACAGGGTTAGCTCAAGTTCAAAACATTGATATGTCTACGCCGGAGCTATTGGCTAAAGTCGATAAGCAGATGATAGATTCGTTGAGTCTAAAAGATTACTTTAAGTATATTTTAATGACGGCTACAGGCAGCGGTTCGGGCGATGCTGTGAAAAAGTAG